One part of the Tolypothrix sp. NIES-4075 genome encodes these proteins:
- the hpnA gene encoding hopanoid-associated sugar epimerase, translated as MSVFVTGGTGFVGANLVRLLLQEGYSVKALVRPNSNLGNLQGLDVEVVKGDLNDLNLWQQMRGCQYLFHVAAHYSLWQKDREALYQNNVLGTRNVLAAAKKAGIERTVYTSSVAAIGAGKFDQVVDETYQSPVEELVGDYKKSKFLAEQEAMQAASRGQEVVVVNPSSPIGPLDIKPTPTGDIILRFLRRQMPAYLDTGLNFIDVRDVARGHLLALQKGKSGDRYILGHQNLTLKELLDELAQITGLSAPQRTVPAWLPLSVAWVDEKILAPLGKQPSVPLDGVRMAKQRMYYNASKAVRELNLPQSSLNTALKDAVNWFVSHKYVNL; from the coding sequence ATGAGTGTTTTTGTTACAGGTGGTACGGGTTTTGTCGGTGCTAATTTGGTGCGGTTGCTATTACAAGAGGGATACTCTGTGAAAGCGCTGGTGCGTCCAAACAGCAATTTGGGAAATCTTCAAGGACTGGATGTAGAAGTTGTCAAAGGTGATTTAAACGACTTAAATTTATGGCAACAAATGCGCGGTTGTCAGTATCTGTTTCATGTCGCGGCTCATTATTCACTTTGGCAAAAAGATAGAGAAGCATTATACCAGAATAATGTATTAGGGACGCGCAATGTTTTAGCCGCAGCAAAAAAAGCAGGTATTGAGCGTACTGTTTATACTAGTTCGGTGGCTGCGATCGGCGCGGGTAAATTCGATCAAGTTGTTGATGAAACTTATCAAAGCCCTGTAGAGGAACTTGTTGGGGACTACAAGAAGTCTAAGTTTCTAGCTGAACAAGAAGCAATGCAAGCAGCTAGTAGAGGTCAGGAGGTGGTTGTAGTTAATCCTAGCAGTCCGATTGGACCATTGGATATCAAACCAACGCCAACAGGAGATATTATTCTGCGGTTTTTACGGCGTCAAATGCCAGCATATTTAGATACAGGTTTAAATTTTATCGATGTGCGTGATGTAGCAAGGGGACATTTACTCGCATTGCAAAAAGGAAAATCAGGCGATCGCTACATCTTAGGACATCAAAACCTCACCTTAAAAGAACTACTTGACGAACTAGCGCAAATTACAGGTTTAAGCGCACCTCAACGTACTGTACCAGCTTGGCTACCTTTAAGTGTCGCTTGGGTTGATGAAAAAATTCTCGCACCCTTAGGTAAACAACCTTCCGTTCCCCTAGATGGTGTCCGCATGGCAAAGCAACGCATGTACTACAATGCATCAAAAGCAGTACGAGAATTAAACTTACCTCAATCATCTTTGAATACCGCACTCAAAGATGCTGTAAACTGGTTTGTCTCTCACAAATACGTCAATTTATAA
- a CDS encoding 5'-methylthioadenosine/S-adenosylhomocysteine nucleosidase family protein has product MFYQSTFPIIVVPQGAEYKAVCRGLNSKQNVIPIPVGGQAVSRYLQTCQDKLWNPQTKVLVMGLCGSLRDRLKVGDIVLYEECVYETKVQQCDRSFTAELYAHLQDKVSLVKGLTSDRVVCSAKEKLHLSEISKADVVDMEGFAALEFFHQAGVEVAMLRVVSDDSGHDIPDLTSAINSDGSLQALPLAISMIRQPIAATRLIKGSLQALKVLEEVTAFVFAR; this is encoded by the coding sequence ATGTTTTATCAATCAACATTCCCTATAATTGTGGTTCCTCAGGGAGCAGAGTATAAAGCTGTATGTCGGGGTTTAAACTCGAAACAAAATGTAATACCAATTCCTGTGGGTGGTCAAGCTGTAAGCAGATATTTGCAAACTTGTCAAGATAAATTGTGGAATCCCCAAACAAAAGTTCTGGTGATGGGTTTATGTGGCAGCTTGCGCGATCGCTTGAAAGTCGGCGATATTGTGTTATATGAAGAATGTGTATATGAAACGAAAGTACAACAGTGCGATCGCTCCTTCACAGCAGAACTTTACGCACATCTTCAAGATAAGGTTTCTTTGGTGAAGGGGTTAACAAGCGATCGCGTAGTTTGTTCTGCTAAAGAAAAGCTGCATTTGAGCGAAATATCTAAAGCTGATGTTGTTGATATGGAAGGATTTGCGGCTCTAGAATTTTTTCATCAAGCAGGTGTAGAAGTGGCAATGCTGCGAGTAGTCAGCGACGACTCTGGGCACGATATACCTGATTTAACATCAGCAATAAATTCTGATGGTTCGCTTCAAGCTTTGCCTTTAGCTATAAGTATGATTCGTCAACCTATTGCCGCTACTCGCTTAATTAAAGGTTCCCTGCAAGCATTGAAAGTATTGGAAGAAGTTACAGCATTTGTGTTTGCTAGATAA
- the hpnH gene encoding adenosyl-hopene transferase HpnH, whose amino-acid sequence MTINLQQAMDIGKYLVTQRLLGRKRFPLVLMLEPLFRCNLACTGCGKIQHPTDILKQNLTPEQCFKAVEECGAPVVSIPGGEPLLHPQIGEIVKGLVDRKKYIYLCTNGLLLEKSLDKFQPSPYLTFTVHLDGLREWHDQCVDRKGVFDTAVKAIKAAKAKGFRVATNTTIFEGVDPKQTQEFFDFLGTLNIDGMTISPGYSYEWAPDQEHFLGREQTRALFREILAPFKAGEKKWDFNHNPLFLDFLTGEKDYECTPWGSPSYSVLGWQKPCYLLNEGYYSTFKELLEKTDWSEYGHKSGNPKCADCMVHCGYEPTAALDAMQPKNMARSLGSVLGMS is encoded by the coding sequence ATGACAATTAACTTACAACAAGCAATGGATATCGGGAAGTATCTCGTAACCCAGCGTCTCTTAGGACGCAAACGCTTCCCTCTAGTCTTAATGTTAGAACCGTTATTTCGTTGCAACTTAGCTTGTACAGGTTGCGGTAAAATCCAACATCCCACAGACATACTCAAGCAAAACCTTACCCCCGAACAATGTTTTAAAGCAGTGGAAGAATGCGGGGCACCGGTTGTTTCCATTCCTGGGGGAGAACCGCTATTACATCCCCAAATTGGTGAAATTGTCAAGGGATTAGTTGATCGCAAAAAGTATATTTATCTGTGTACTAATGGCTTGTTGTTAGAAAAAAGCCTGGATAAATTTCAACCTTCTCCTTATTTAACCTTCACTGTACATCTAGATGGATTGCGAGAATGGCACGATCAATGTGTCGATCGCAAAGGTGTTTTTGATACTGCTGTCAAAGCGATTAAAGCTGCGAAAGCTAAAGGATTTCGGGTTGCGACTAACACGACTATCTTTGAAGGTGTCGATCCCAAACAAACGCAAGAGTTTTTTGACTTTCTGGGAACGTTGAATATTGACGGAATGACAATTTCTCCAGGTTACAGCTACGAATGGGCGCCAGATCAAGAACATTTTTTAGGACGCGAACAAACACGCGCTCTTTTCCGCGAAATTCTCGCACCCTTCAAAGCAGGTGAGAAAAAATGGGACTTCAATCACAACCCGCTTTTTCTCGATTTCTTGACAGGTGAAAAAGACTATGAATGTACACCTTGGGGTAGTCCTAGTTACAGCGTCCTCGGTTGGCAAAAACCTTGTTATCTGCTAAATGAAGGTTATTACAGCACCTTTAAAGAACTGCTAGAAAAAACAGATTGGAGTGAATACGGTCACAAGAGTGGCAATCCTAAATGTGCAGATTGCATGGTTCACTGCGGTTATGAACCTACCGCAGCATTGGATGCAATGCAACCAAAAAATATGGCGCGATCGCTTGGTAGTGTATTAGGGATGAGCTAG
- a CDS encoding efflux RND transporter permease subunit, translated as MIPHNSKSARERFNISKLAIQFSWLTLSFWIAVTVAGLLAFSSLKYALFPDVTFPVVVVNASAPLTTALDTEAKLTQPVEMRLRELPGLDDIRSSSYPGQSVVSLSFDVGTNLEKSTKEVETRLKQVSLTEGASYKVIPLNLNESAAISYAVESDDRNLTDLSKLTKEKIVPAIARIPGVLKVSLLGAPVDVTSEASIPTGGATLVRFNGKDALAFQVIKRGDANTLEVVSRVEKEVKKLQSTLKDVKLTLAATQAEYIRNATQSTIDALIEAIALAVVVIFPFLWNWQATFISALAIPVSMLGTFIVMALFGFNLETITLLALALVIGSIVDDAIVDVENIMRHIQDGQSPRQAALLATNEIGLTVTAATFTAVAVFLPIGLMGGTIGQFFKPFGITVSAAMLTSLLVARTLSPVLALYWLKPTSSRPPRQTSNIGASFNQSYRDLLCWSLNHRRIVMGLAALSLIAGIALIPLIPKGFIPKLDRGEFNIVYTAPLPNISELEKQGNAVLGSLLGEEESPVFDSRSAISNPLNDSLEVAKKLEEVVRKSPAVQTVFTTVGSREGEPNKGTLYVKLKDKRAIATLELQEQFRTSLPNLSGVTTSVEDIPFVDSGGQKPLQVALQGNDLKALNTAAKAIKDKIVKIPGFADVTVTGETNPPDTIFQIERLNNQRVTYISANLGKELSLGDATDKLVAIAKKVIPPGVTLDLGGDSASVNQVISSFGTTLAMSALCIIAVLIWLFRSWVDPLVIGVSLPLAIVGALLALLITKSDFGMISLIGFVFLLGISNKNAILIVDYINQLRDAGLNRTAAILKAGPVRLRPIMMTTAATILGMVPIALGLGAGSELRSPMAVAIAGGIISSTILSLIVVPVLYTLMDDLFPRLKKRGGEGEGKRGRNK; from the coding sequence ATGATACCTCATAACTCAAAATCCGCACGAGAGCGCTTTAATATTTCTAAGTTAGCGATTCAATTTTCGTGGCTGACGCTTTCGTTTTGGATTGCGGTGACGGTAGCTGGACTTTTGGCTTTCAGTTCTCTCAAATATGCTTTGTTTCCTGATGTTACCTTTCCGGTGGTTGTGGTAAATGCTTCTGCACCGTTAACAACGGCTTTGGATACGGAAGCTAAGTTAACTCAACCTGTGGAAATGCGTTTGCGTGAACTTCCCGGTCTTGATGATATTCGCTCTTCGTCGTATCCCGGTCAAAGTGTGGTCAGTTTGTCTTTTGATGTTGGTACGAATTTGGAAAAATCGACGAAGGAAGTCGAAACTAGATTGAAGCAAGTAAGTTTGACTGAAGGAGCAAGTTATAAGGTTATTCCTTTAAATTTGAATGAGTCGGCAGCGATTAGTTATGCGGTTGAAAGTGACGATCGCAATTTAACAGATTTAAGTAAACTAACTAAAGAGAAAATTGTGCCGGCGATCGCTCGCATACCAGGAGTCCTAAAAGTCTCTTTGTTAGGCGCACCTGTTGATGTTACTTCAGAAGCATCTATACCAACAGGGGGAGCAACATTAGTTAGGTTTAATGGTAAAGATGCTTTAGCATTTCAAGTCATCAAACGCGGTGATGCCAACACTTTAGAAGTTGTCAGTCGGGTAGAAAAAGAAGTCAAAAAACTGCAATCTACTCTTAAAGATGTCAAACTTACCTTAGCAGCCACCCAAGCAGAGTATATCCGCAACGCTACCCAATCTACAATAGATGCGTTAATTGAAGCGATCGCTCTAGCGGTAGTTGTGATATTTCCTTTTTTATGGAACTGGCAAGCTACTTTCATTTCTGCATTAGCGATTCCCGTCTCTATGTTGGGAACGTTTATTGTTATGGCTTTGTTTGGCTTCAATTTAGAGACGATTACACTGCTAGCTTTAGCTTTGGTGATTGGTAGTATAGTTGATGATGCGATCGTTGATGTAGAAAACATCATGCGACACATCCAAGATGGTCAAAGTCCCCGTCAAGCTGCACTTTTAGCGACAAATGAAATTGGTTTGACTGTCACCGCTGCCACTTTCACAGCCGTAGCAGTTTTTCTCCCCATAGGTTTGATGGGTGGCACGATAGGTCAATTTTTCAAACCTTTTGGTATCACTGTTTCCGCAGCGATGCTGACTTCTTTGCTAGTAGCGCGTACTTTATCCCCTGTTTTAGCTCTTTACTGGCTAAAACCGACTTCTTCGCGTCCTCCTCGTCAAACTAGCAACATCGGCGCAAGTTTTAACCAATCATACCGCGATTTACTTTGCTGGTCTTTAAACCATCGCCGGATTGTTATGGGTTTAGCTGCACTCAGCTTGATTGCCGGGATCGCGTTAATTCCCCTGATTCCCAAAGGATTTATTCCCAAACTAGATCGCGGTGAGTTTAATATTGTTTATACCGCTCCTTTGCCAAATATATCAGAATTAGAAAAGCAAGGAAACGCAGTACTAGGAAGCTTGTTAGGTGAAGAAGAATCTCCAGTTTTTGATTCGCGATCGGCTATTTCCAATCCTTTAAATGATTCTCTCGAAGTTGCCAAGAAATTAGAAGAAGTAGTCAGAAAATCCCCAGCAGTACAAACCGTATTTACTACCGTCGGTTCTCGCGAAGGTGAGCCGAATAAAGGTACACTTTATGTCAAACTAAAAGATAAGCGTGCGATCGCCACTTTAGAATTGCAAGAGCAATTTCGTACATCTTTGCCAAATCTTTCTGGTGTGACTACCAGCGTGGAAGATATTCCATTTGTCGATAGCGGTGGTCAAAAACCGCTACAAGTCGCATTGCAAGGTAATGACTTGAAAGCTTTGAATACAGCCGCAAAAGCGATTAAAGACAAGATAGTGAAAATACCGGGATTTGCTGATGTGACGGTAACAGGTGAAACAAACCCCCCAGATACAATCTTTCAAATTGAGCGTTTGAACAATCAGCGGGTAACTTATATCAGTGCGAATCTGGGTAAAGAATTGTCTTTGGGTGATGCTACCGATAAATTAGTAGCGATCGCTAAAAAGGTGATTCCTCCAGGTGTTACCTTAGATTTGGGAGGAGATTCTGCCAGCGTAAACCAAGTTATTAGCAGTTTCGGCACAACTTTGGCAATGTCTGCTTTATGCATTATCGCGGTATTGATTTGGCTGTTTAGAAGCTGGGTAGATCCGTTGGTAATTGGCGTTTCTTTGCCTTTAGCAATTGTAGGTGCTTTATTGGCGCTACTGATAACTAAAAGCGATTTTGGAATGATTTCGCTAATCGGCTTTGTCTTTTTGCTGGGAATCAGCAATAAAAATGCCATTCTGATTGTAGATTATATTAACCAATTGCGCGATGCGGGCTTAAACCGCACAGCGGCGATTCTCAAAGCAGGACCCGTGCGCTTGCGACCAATTATGATGACTACTGCGGCGACAATTTTAGGAATGGTACCGATCGCTTTAGGATTAGGTGCAGGTTCGGAATTGCGATCGCCAATGGCTGTTGCGATCGCTGGAGGGATAATTAGTTCAACTATATTAAGTTTGATTGTTGTGCCGGTGCTTTACACTCTGATGGATGATTTGTTTCCCCGCTTGAAGAAGAGGGGGGGAGAGGGAGAGGGGAAGAGGGGGAGAAATAAATGA
- a CDS encoding REP-associated tyrosine transposase, with the protein MYEYRKLTPEEKAELVKQRLSRGYPPHSPPHTVRDRPFYLLTAACYEHKCHLHSESRRQELLDMLFEQFIAQDVEILAWVILPNHYHLLVHIVNFDVLGNLFRSIHGVTSRQWNLEDNLRQRKVWYRYSDRAIRSQTHYYNTLNYIHYNCVKHGWVQSPYDWVHSSVHWYLQEYGRQWLRDCWVQYSVQDYGNGWDEYE; encoded by the coding sequence ATGTACGAATATCGCAAATTAACACCAGAAGAAAAGGCAGAATTAGTTAAACAACGCTTAAGTCGTGGTTATCCACCTCATTCACCACCACATACAGTGCGAGATCGACCATTTTATTTGTTAACAGCAGCTTGCTATGAACATAAGTGTCATCTTCACTCAGAATCTCGGCGCCAGGAACTACTAGATATGCTATTTGAGCAATTTATTGCTCAGGATGTGGAAATCCTTGCTTGGGTTATTCTGCCTAATCATTATCATCTTTTAGTACATATTGTAAATTTTGATGTTTTGGGTAATTTATTTCGCTCAATTCATGGTGTGACTTCTCGTCAATGGAATCTGGAGGATAATCTACGTCAACGAAAAGTTTGGTATCGATATAGCGATCGCGCTATTCGCTCCCAAACGCACTATTATAATACTCTCAACTATATTCATTACAACTGTGTTAAACACGGTTGGGTACAATCTCCTTACGATTGGGTTCATAGTAGTGTTCATTGGTATCTGCAAGAATATGGACGACAATGGCTGCGCGATTGTTGGGTTCAATATTCGGTGCAAGATTATGGTAATGGTTGGGATGAGTATGAGTAG